ATACAAAACAAATGTTCACCTAATAATGCAGACTTAAATTTTTATAGTTCAGTAATTTGATGAttagttttgaattattttgtgcTAATAAGTGACAAAATAGGCTTAAATaagtttgttaaaaataattagtgTGTAATCAATGtgttaattagtgcaaataattCATATGTAAGTTCTTAACACATGCAAACAGACTCAGTGCTCATTAATAATTTAGGATATTAAATATTATCTGAGTGCTCtaggttttaaatttttactttcttttaaagtaatgtcaaaattattcacttttttttaaaaataaaactggagAAAAGCtgttttcaacattttttaagCACACTGGTCAGTGTTTGACAAAGTTGGATAAACTAAATTGAAATACCGCCATATCCTGCATGCATACCATTGCGCTCATTCTAGGTCCCAACGAGCCCCGAATTAAGCGTGACAAAGCGCTTCCTATTGGTCACTTCACAAAGGCTCGGCATTTGAAGACAGTATTATTCTTGTCGTTGGACTCTAGTACCTTTGAATAATGGCTGTACGATGAAATCCAAAGGCCATTGCAAAACActtgtttactttttaaatgaCAGCTCTACACTTCCGAAGAAATGTCGAGTATTGAGTGGCCGTGGCAGTACAGCTTTCCACCTTTTTTTACGTAAGTAAcgagtaaaataaattaattatgttgtagTTATTTATATTTGTACTGGTTACGAGTAGCTGAACAAATTCAAATTTCTAACCTACAAACTGCCTTTGAAGTTGTACCCTGGCTCCTCATAATTACTCAAATTCCTTCTAGCAagcattatacattttaatttagcAACATTGAATATATTTTGATTTATGAAATGCTAGAATTCAATATTTAAAACAACTATCTGCTTGTGTTATAACCTATAAAAAATTCTTATTCGAAGTGCTTGTAtcaaaaacatttcttttttttttagtggcagTTAGTTCTTCTAATTGGTCCCcttatcatgtatccaagtttatctcttgatcctgatgacatgatcctgtatacattgatcctgcgGCATATTATGCTTGCTGTTGGAATTTAGTCCGTGGAAAGATCCTGGCCAAACTAAAACACTCAGATTATAATACATAAagattatgtcaggtcttgtgaatatttttcttttgtattcaaaTTTTGATCATGATTGTTATTACAGATTTTTGTTATGTCCGGTGtcttttgatgtactaaattaaaacagcaataaTAATGTACCATAGGATCAAAGTATATGGAATAATATCAGAATGAAAGggtaaacttggatatgtgatgtGGAAATTTTACCATTCTTCTTACATTACTGACCTCAATATCTTTCCATCTTAGAATATGAGTAAAACTTATGTCATCACATGCACTTAACCTATTATGTAAAGTTAGGCCCATTCCACAATGATGAGGAAACATTAAAAGCAAAAACAAATCACAGAACGGCAAGATAatccataaaatatataaaatttaaacaaacatgACTACCACTGTAGCTAAATACTTAGCTTCTATTGATGGCACAGAGTACCTAACTTCAACAGAAATGCTGGGAATTGTCAAGCTAATTCATAAGTGTCCACAAGCTTGCTATTGTAGATACTCCGGTCCGTGAGATATCCATCTCTGTTTACATGTCTTTGTAGAAGGGGCCTTAGTGGGATGCTTCTACAAGGTTTTCCTATCACCTTCTGCAGTGTTTTCCTGAGTCTAAGAAAGGTATCATTTGTGCCCCAAAAATCTTCGATTCATTCGAGAATCAAACACAGCATCTTTAGGCTACTGGCCAGGCACCCTGATGTAGTGTCGCAGCTTAttaaaaggaggagggggggggggggggttggtctgtaaagtcggtttacggacaataattttacgtgataacgtcataagaatacattgatgaaaaattgcatactttttaattttcaaatattatttacagtttttgcaaatttaatttaaataatttgtttaaatataatcacgaacaattagttatagaaataaactgaaatcaaatcaatgtcaataaattgttaatttgaaatgatgaaattggacaaataaataaaacttttaaattgcttcttttaaaaagcccgccttaacctgtttcatattatagaagattttcttgcagggtggttggccggttcttgcacgctcggctcaggcggaacgtgacaatgagtcatgctttttggtgcgtgcagccggcggtcaTCGATTTATGTTATCACATCAAAATTAGAGATAAAATTCTGAAAAGGGTATTGCTGAATTCTTCTGATTATGTGTGATGAGAATGTGAAACTGCATTGTGGGAGTTTTTTATGTTCATCTCTAATGACCTTACAGTCAAAAAATCCAAGATCAAATATTTTGTAAAGACAATCTGTTTCAGGATACAACCGCATGCAGAAACAAGAGCAAAGCAGATACAGGCATGGCGATCGCTGGTCCTAGATTATCACCGCTCAGTCAAACAGAGCGTTCTGGATGTCAGGGAAGCGGAACGTAGTCCCTTGTTCAATAACACAGCTATCAACAGTATCCTTCACTGTATAGCACCAGATATTATTCTGTGTGATAGCCAAATTGTCATAATAATTGTCTTTTAGGCAGATTGATTACCATGAAGCAACTTCAGAAAATTTTGTacatagtttttagtttcatggtctttaggtgtgtgtgtgtgtgtgtgtgtgtgtgcgcgcgcatctataactttttttatggacgtgataactgccataattttgctTTAATCACTTTCAAATTAATAGATAGTAATATATAAATCCTAAATCTCAGTCAAGTTCATTAATGTGCAAAATGGGACCAAAGAGGTAGAACttgaaaaggttttttaaaaaactaaaaattgctTTAACTCTCTTAATATGACAAATATCACATccattttaaagtattaatttcgtgtccagttAATTTTACTAAAGTTAATATTTTCTTACTCTGCATCTATTATTGCtttaagattattaaaaaaaatttaatgaagttGTTAACCAGACATCAAATACTATAAAGAGAGTGGTTTTGCTCTTAGTGGTTTAGGTATTTATGCTTAGAAGCAATGAAACTAACACTGCTTTAATAATTCTTTATTGCAAAAATGATTTTTTGCACGGAAACTTTACTAGCTGAATAAGTTTTGCCATTCACAGCAACACCACAGTTTAAATCACCCGAATTTCCAATACTAATCAACAAGCGAAACTTTTTAAAATCTAACAACAGGTATACTACTTGCTGAAATCCTCCGAGCCGGAGCAAcgtcactggggggggggggtttgcacgTGTTGACTCCTCTCCTCCACGTATCTATGTATGATAGTAACAAAGTTTTGTAATTCTTAAGTACGGTAATAAAAAGCGTACTTGGTTGTTAGCCTTGATCTAGTataattctaaattttattttaaagactgGTGACATTCAGGTTGATTATTGGAGAATGTTTTTCATAACTAAACTGCAGGACAGCTTCCGAGAGACGGGATCCTTGCAGTCCTTGAAGATTTGGCAAAAACTAAGAATGCAGAGCCGCTCGACAAATCTAAAAACAGGTAAACTCACTGTAAACATAAAATTGTGTGATACCTTGTTAAGAAAATCCTAAACTACCAAAAAATTTTGAGCTTATTAACCAGGATAACATCTTCCACCAGATTGTTGTATGTATGCAGCTAGCTGTGCCTGCAACTTTGATCGCTTGTAATTTAGGTATTTTCTTTGATCTCCTAATTACTCTGTAATAATATACTTTTATAAATCTTTACTTCGTAACATCACTCAGTCTTTCTCCTTTCTGCCAACAGTGTaagaacatttttgacgtgacaacgtctaataaatcgatgaacgccggctgaacgcatgaaaaagtgtcccgtaatgcacattgtcccattaagctgtgtcccattacgctcattgtgcgcttgcgccgcatctatctctcttccactcgattggaacaacc
This genomic stretch from Bacillus rossius redtenbacheri isolate Brsri chromosome 16, Brsri_v3, whole genome shotgun sequence harbors:
- the LOC134540370 gene encoding vacuolar protein-sorting-associated protein 25 — its product is MSSIEWPWQYSFPPFFTIQPHAETRAKQIQAWRSLVLDYHRSVKQSVLDVREAERSPLFNNTAINRQLPRDGILAVLEDLAKTKNAEPLDKSKNRWYVYWHTLEEWGDAVYEWARGAGLLNAVCTLFELTQGDDTSGQEFHGLDSEVMVKALTTLANKNKAELIMFDDNQGVKFF